Proteins encoded within one genomic window of Halodesulfurarchaeum formicicum:
- a CDS encoding metal-dependent hydrolase: MWPWEHIAAGYLLYSLGLRALGRPPPSDGAVVALAVASLVPDLVDKPLSWGLGWFPSGYAIGHSAFVAIPVGLGVLLFGSRLDRLWVSVAFVVGYWTHLLGDVLNPIRYGNSILVGRVLWPVSAAEPYEIDRGLGRGLAYLEDFVAELVTMPITDVVLLYLLLPAATIALWIFDGAPGVTLLSRAVGTVRSRLR; this comes from the coding sequence ATGTGGCCGTGGGAGCACATCGCAGCCGGCTACTTGCTGTACTCGCTTGGACTCCGCGCGTTGGGTCGACCCCCACCGTCGGACGGCGCTGTCGTGGCCCTCGCGGTCGCGAGCCTCGTGCCAGACCTCGTCGACAAGCCGCTCTCGTGGGGGCTGGGCTGGTTCCCGAGCGGGTACGCCATCGGCCATTCCGCGTTCGTGGCGATACCTGTCGGACTGGGCGTTCTCCTGTTTGGATCCCGGCTCGACCGCCTGTGGGTGTCCGTCGCGTTCGTCGTCGGCTACTGGACACACCTGCTTGGCGACGTGCTGAACCCGATCCGTTACGGCAATTCGATCCTGGTGGGGCGGGTGCTGTGGCCCGTCTCCGCGGCCGAACCCTACGAGATCGACCGTGGGCTCGGCCGCGGGCTGGCCTACCTCGAGGACTTCGTTGCCGAACTGGTGACGATGCCGATCACGGACGTCGTCCTCCTGTACCTGCTGTTGCCGGCAGCGACGATCGCACTCTGGATATTCGATGGAGCACCAGGAGTGACACTCCTGTCCCGAGCAGTCGGCACGGTCCGGTCCCGACTGCGCTGA
- a CDS encoding polysaccharide deacetylase family protein, which produces MASQRTQSSETVEFTYSWYEDFLDRIQAAGYEIRRFADGVDPGTVVIRHDVDLSIRDALRMALLEADRGIATTYCFLLSSALYNPLDREQREQIREIESLGHEIALHFSTHEYWEADHEPADSEINRRVDEERAVLETLVSDPVETVSFHSPPEWVLSRDLADIRNAYSPAYFEEMSYVADSGQRWRTAPPVVGDFGESAQILTHPGLWSESDGSFTQRVEQAVTRSCRHANAKAQREFIPDGEVGTESTGGQTSV; this is translated from the coding sequence ATGGCGAGTCAGAGGACCCAGTCGTCCGAAACCGTCGAGTTCACCTACAGCTGGTACGAGGACTTCCTGGACCGGATTCAGGCGGCCGGCTACGAGATTCGGCGGTTCGCGGACGGCGTTGACCCGGGAACCGTGGTCATCCGACACGATGTCGACCTCTCGATCAGAGACGCCCTGCGGATGGCCCTGCTGGAGGCCGATCGAGGGATCGCGACGACGTACTGTTTCCTGCTCTCGTCCGCGCTTTACAACCCGCTCGATCGGGAGCAGCGCGAGCAGATCCGCGAGATCGAATCTCTCGGCCACGAGATCGCACTCCACTTCAGCACCCACGAGTACTGGGAAGCTGACCACGAACCTGCGGATTCCGAGATCAACCGGCGGGTCGACGAGGAGCGAGCGGTCCTCGAAACGCTCGTTTCGGACCCGGTTGAGACCGTCTCCTTTCACTCCCCGCCGGAGTGGGTGCTGAGCCGGGACCTGGCGGACATCCGGAACGCGTACAGTCCAGCGTACTTCGAGGAGATGAGCTACGTCGCAGACTCCGGCCAGCGGTGGCGAACGGCCCCGCCGGTCGTCGGAGACTTCGGAGAATCGGCACAGATACTGACCCATCCAGGGCTGTGGAGTGAGAGCGATGGCAGCTTCACCCAACGGGTCGAGCAAGCGGTCACCAGGAGCTGTCGGCACGCCAATGCCAAGGCCCAGCGGGAGTTCATCCCGGACGGGGAAGTGGGAACGGAGTCGACGGGAGGGCAGACCAGTGTATAG
- a CDS encoding glycosyltransferase family 2 protein → MYRDHTVAAVVPAYNEEGFVGEVIDDLPGFLDQAYVVDDGSTDDTWAEIRRHATERNAAHDGRFDDLVVPIRHEQNRGVGGAIKTGYLRAREAELDLTVVLGGDGQMDPSELTRYLDPIVDGVADYTKGNRFSRPEDYAEMPRFRLLGNVVLSYLTKVASGYWATMDSQNGYTAISLSALEETDIEGMYEYYGYCNDLLVRLNAADIRVGDVPRSSDYAYSEGWKSHINYREYIPRVSAMLARGFFWRLRRKYLLQRFEPLVPLYLLGIGTVGAGIAGLVSALTRRDGDGGSWFLATVGGALMFLYAAMLDRRDNEHLEVQIEPDEQAPEEADQAVESGSERDADTEAVEPDEGSEERAPRSPAQADGGTDDERTPDTESDTEGDRR, encoded by the coding sequence GTGTATAGAGACCACACCGTCGCCGCGGTCGTGCCGGCCTACAACGAGGAGGGGTTCGTCGGCGAGGTAATCGACGATCTGCCCGGGTTCCTGGACCAGGCGTACGTCGTCGACGACGGTTCGACCGACGACACCTGGGCAGAGATCCGTCGCCACGCCACCGAGCGCAACGCGGCCCACGACGGTCGATTCGACGACCTCGTCGTCCCCATCCGCCACGAGCAAAACCGGGGCGTCGGTGGGGCCATCAAGACGGGCTATCTCCGGGCCCGCGAAGCGGAACTGGATCTTACAGTCGTCCTCGGTGGCGACGGCCAGATGGACCCGAGCGAACTCACCAGGTATCTCGACCCGATCGTGGACGGGGTCGCCGACTACACGAAGGGCAATCGGTTCTCGCGTCCCGAGGACTACGCCGAAATGCCGCGGTTTCGGCTGCTCGGCAACGTCGTGCTCTCGTATCTCACGAAGGTCGCCAGCGGTTACTGGGCGACGATGGACTCCCAGAACGGATATACCGCCATCTCGCTTTCCGCACTCGAAGAGACGGACATCGAGGGAATGTACGAGTACTACGGCTACTGCAACGACCTGCTCGTGCGTCTGAACGCCGCCGACATCCGTGTCGGAGACGTGCCTCGCTCCTCGGACTACGCCTACAGCGAGGGCTGGAAGAGTCACATCAATTACAGAGAGTACATCCCACGCGTCTCGGCAATGTTGGCCCGCGGGTTTTTCTGGCGGCTCCGCCGGAAGTACCTGCTCCAGCGGTTCGAGCCACTCGTCCCGTTGTACCTACTCGGAATCGGCACCGTCGGCGCCGGGATCGCTGGCCTCGTCTCGGCCCTGACTCGTCGCGACGGTGACGGCGGCTCGTGGTTCCTCGCGACAGTCGGTGGGGCACTGATGTTCCTCTATGCCGCGATGCTCGATCGCCGGGACAACGAGCACCTCGAAGTACAGATCGAGCCCGACGAGCAGGCCCCCGAGGAAGCCGACCAAGCGGTCGAATCGGGAAGCGAGCGTGACGCCGACACGGAGGCAGTCGAACCGGACGAGGGCAGCGAGGAGCGGGCCCCACGGTCCCCGGCCCAGGCCGATGGCGGCACCGATGACGAACGGACACCCGACACGGAATCGGACACCGAGGGCGATAGAAGATGA
- a CDS encoding acyltransferase, with protein sequence MTRRDSRKEKNEEPRAALGENVVVDPGATVGYVYDDTAEPAVVGAESTIRSGTTIYCDVDIGSGFTTGHDAMVREHTTVGDDVVLGTKSVLDSRIQVGSEVSIQTGVYVPAESEIGDRVFLGPNAVLTNDPYPLRQDVDLTGPTLEDNVSVGANATVLPDVTIGEGAFVAAGAVVTQDVPPGRLALGVPAEHRPLPEELRGGNRT encoded by the coding sequence ATGACCCGCAGAGATTCACGCAAGGAGAAAAACGAGGAGCCCCGAGCAGCACTCGGCGAGAACGTCGTCGTCGACCCCGGTGCGACCGTCGGCTACGTGTACGATGACACCGCCGAGCCCGCTGTCGTCGGTGCGGAATCGACCATCAGGTCCGGGACGACCATCTACTGTGACGTCGATATCGGGTCCGGGTTCACGACGGGCCACGACGCGATGGTACGTGAACACACGACCGTCGGTGACGACGTCGTCCTCGGGACGAAGTCGGTGCTGGACAGCCGGATCCAGGTCGGCTCCGAGGTAAGCATTCAGACCGGCGTGTACGTCCCGGCGGAGAGCGAGATCGGTGACCGGGTGTTCCTCGGCCCGAATGCGGTCCTCACGAACGATCCCTACCCGCTCCGGCAGGACGTCGACCTGACGGGACCGACCCTCGAGGACAACGTCTCCGTCGGGGCGAACGCGACTGTGCTGCCGGACGTAACCATCGGCGAGGGAGCGTTCGTCGCCGCCGGTGCGGTCGTCACACAGGACGTCCCGCCGGGTCGGCTCGCTCTCGGGGTGCCGGCCGAGCATCGACCGCTGCCCGAGGAGCTACGGGGAGGGAACCGAACATGA
- a CDS encoding DegT/DnrJ/EryC1/StrS family aminotransferase, which yields MINIANPTFDVAEQEAVQEVLEGGMVADGPKVREFESAFATYCGSDHAVATANGTAALQVALEGLGIGDGDTVVTTPFSFVASANAIRLVGAEPVFADIDPATYNLDPESAREAVRATDADAILVVHLYGLPADMDAFRAIANEADVHLIEDAAQAHGASYGGQSIGTFGDAAAFSFYPTKNMTTGEGGMVLTDDPAVADRGASFANHGRTGDDVYAHKRVGHNLRMTSIAAAIGTVQLEQLEQWVRARRRHARRLTDRLEDVPGLTVPSEPAGARHSYHQYTVRTENRDQLRERLDEVGVGTGVYYPTLIPHLEAYDGYEADTPVASRAADTVLSLPVHPGLSAAEVDHVATAVREAVGPASRVS from the coding sequence ATGATTAACATCGCCAACCCGACGTTCGACGTCGCTGAACAGGAGGCGGTACAGGAGGTCCTCGAGGGCGGCATGGTCGCCGACGGCCCGAAGGTCCGGGAGTTCGAGTCGGCGTTTGCAACCTACTGCGGCAGCGACCACGCGGTGGCGACAGCCAACGGAACGGCCGCCCTCCAGGTCGCACTGGAGGGTCTGGGGATCGGCGACGGTGACACCGTCGTCACCACCCCGTTCTCGTTCGTTGCCAGCGCGAACGCCATCCGGCTCGTGGGGGCAGAACCCGTCTTTGCAGACATCGACCCGGCGACCTACAACCTCGACCCCGAGAGCGCCCGCGAGGCGGTCAGAGCGACCGACGCCGACGCGATTCTGGTGGTTCACCTCTACGGGCTCCCAGCCGACATGGACGCCTTCCGGGCCATCGCGAACGAAGCGGACGTTCACCTCATCGAGGACGCGGCCCAGGCGCACGGCGCCAGCTACGGTGGGCAGTCCATCGGCACGTTCGGCGACGCCGCGGCCTTTTCCTTCTATCCGACCAAGAACATGACGACCGGGGAAGGTGGGATGGTCCTCACTGACGACCCGGCGGTCGCCGACCGGGGGGCAAGCTTCGCCAACCACGGTCGCACCGGGGACGATGTCTACGCCCACAAGCGCGTTGGTCACAACCTCCGGATGACCAGCATCGCCGCCGCTATCGGGACCGTCCAGCTGGAGCAGTTAGAACAGTGGGTCCGGGCCCGCCGACGGCACGCCCGTCGGCTCACGGACCGACTCGAGGACGTTCCCGGACTGACCGTTCCGTCCGAACCGGCGGGGGCCCGACACAGTTACCACCAGTACACTGTCCGCACCGAGAATCGCGATCAGCTCCGGGAGCGACTGGACGAGGTCGGCGTCGGCACGGGGGTCTACTACCCGACACTCATCCCGCACCTCGAAGCCTACGATGGCTACGAGGCGGACACACCGGTTGCGAGCCGGGCGGCCGACACCGTCCTGTCGCTGCCGGTCCATCCCGGGCTCTCGGCGGCCGAGGTCGACCACGTCGCCACCGCGGTCCGGGAGGCTGTCGGGCCCGCCAGCCGGGTGAGCTAA
- a CDS encoding pro-sigmaK processing inhibitor BofA family protein produces MKSLQLLLYNALVGLVILILANVIGLGVEISILTLLICAVLGVPGAVIVIILALLDVAFMATLVPTLPF; encoded by the coding sequence ATGAAATCACTGCAACTGCTGTTGTACAACGCGCTCGTGGGCCTCGTCATCCTGATCCTGGCGAACGTGATCGGCCTGGGCGTCGAGATATCGATCCTCACGCTGCTCATCTGTGCCGTCTTGGGCGTTCCCGGGGCGGTGATCGTGATTATCCTCGCACTGCTTGATGTGGCGTTCATGGCCACCCTCGTCCCGACCCTGCCCTTCTGA
- a CDS encoding sulfatase-like hydrolase/transferase, with amino-acid sequence MTADRKNIILVSIDSLRADHCGFLGDERGLTPTMDALADEGLAFETAVAPGPQTFSSMPVAFTGYPRPAEPLDRYPGATHWERRLAALDEHMGRYASLPERLRERGYETAGFSPNPWASTASGFDRGFDVFEDFSGVNGGWLRAVADRLPGIDTDSKPVELALDLLTGSSFFARWESFYDDLDAVRQDLSEPYFLWVFLMDTHYPFLPGRAHRTEQSLLGTYTSALKSETAMRGNGDTMGAGAAESVRASYRDTVRSVDAFLDRLHTDAAGDDSALIVHADHGESFGEHGNYGHHHRQLYEENVHVPYLVHNAGSDATVADPASLATIPDVALSIARDGTVDPEAITTPNAVATSEGGSKRAVRDRRFKYLETEDGETLFDLQADPSESTDVADTHRDRCLHGRARLARFQCQREETTAISRAARAIATSGGL; translated from the coding sequence ATGACCGCCGACCGGAAGAACATCATCCTCGTGTCAATCGACAGCCTGCGCGCAGACCACTGTGGGTTTCTCGGCGACGAGCGTGGCCTCACGCCGACGATGGACGCGCTCGCCGACGAGGGCCTCGCTTTCGAAACGGCCGTCGCGCCCGGTCCCCAGACGTTCTCCTCGATGCCGGTCGCCTTCACCGGGTACCCACGGCCGGCGGAGCCGCTCGACCGCTATCCAGGGGCGACCCACTGGGAGCGCCGACTCGCTGCCCTCGACGAGCACATGGGGCGGTACGCCTCGCTCCCGGAACGGCTCCGCGAGCGCGGTTACGAGACCGCAGGCTTCAGCCCGAACCCCTGGGCGTCCACGGCGTCGGGGTTCGACCGCGGGTTCGACGTGTTCGAGGATTTCTCCGGGGTAAACGGCGGCTGGCTGCGCGCCGTCGCCGACCGGCTTCCGGGGATCGACACGGACAGCAAGCCGGTGGAGCTCGCACTTGACTTGCTCACTGGGAGTTCCTTTTTCGCGCGCTGGGAATCGTTCTACGACGACCTGGACGCGGTCCGCCAGGACCTCTCGGAGCCGTACTTCCTGTGGGTGTTCCTGATGGACACGCACTACCCGTTCCTCCCTGGCCGGGCCCACCGCACCGAGCAATCCCTGCTGGGGACCTACACGAGCGCCCTCAAGTCGGAGACGGCGATGCGTGGAAACGGCGACACGATGGGGGCTGGCGCGGCCGAGTCGGTGCGGGCGAGCTACCGGGACACGGTCCGCTCGGTCGATGCCTTCCTCGACCGACTCCACACCGACGCCGCCGGGGACGATTCGGCGCTGATCGTCCACGCCGACCACGGCGAGTCGTTCGGCGAACACGGCAACTACGGCCACCATCACCGTCAGCTCTACGAGGAGAACGTTCACGTCCCGTATCTCGTCCACAACGCGGGCAGCGACGCCACGGTGGCCGATCCGGCCTCGCTGGCAACGATCCCGGACGTGGCGCTGTCGATCGCTCGTGATGGTACCGTCGACCCCGAAGCCATCACGACACCGAACGCAGTCGCCACCAGCGAGGGCGGCAGCAAACGTGCCGTGCGCGACCGGCGGTTCAAATACCTCGAAACCGAGGACGGGGAGACGCTGTTCGACCTACAGGCAGACCCCAGTGAGTCGACCGACGTCGCCGACACCCACCGCGACCGGTGTCTACACGGCCGGGCACGGCTGGCACGATTCCAGTGCCAAAGAGAGGAGACGACCGCCATCTCCCGAGCCGCCAGGGCCATCGCCACCAGCGGCGGCCTCTGA
- a CDS encoding HAD family hydrolase, with protein sequence MTAVCFDLDDTLYDYHEYAEAGLRSAADLLEARTGDSFHDELHELYFEAGITDGTFDRLLDRHDLPADLLDDLVTAYHSATEPLTPYDDTEDVLSVLGSNHQLGLLTDGRGGHAKLRRLGIREYFDAVLVTSTIGRSKHELTVFERMLSELSVPPWDTAYIGDDPRVDFRVPNDLGMQTVRLRRGRYADLEPAEAAAAPDREVDELASLLCYF encoded by the coding sequence GTGACAGCCGTCTGTTTCGACCTGGACGACACGCTCTATGATTATCACGAGTACGCCGAGGCGGGGCTTCGCTCGGCCGCCGACCTGCTCGAAGCCCGCACCGGCGACTCGTTTCACGATGAGCTCCACGAACTCTACTTCGAGGCGGGGATCACCGACGGGACCTTCGACCGGCTGCTCGATCGACACGACCTGCCCGCAGACCTCCTCGATGATCTCGTAACGGCCTATCACTCGGCAACGGAGCCACTCACCCCGTACGACGACACGGAGGATGTCCTCTCGGTGCTAGGCTCAAATCACCAGCTAGGGTTGCTTACAGACGGTCGTGGCGGCCACGCGAAACTCCGCCGGTTAGGCATTCGTGAGTACTTCGATGCGGTACTCGTGACCTCGACGATCGGGCGGTCGAAACACGAACTCACGGTGTTCGAACGAATGCTATCCGAACTGTCGGTCCCCCCGTGGGACACCGCGTACATCGGCGACGACCCACGAGTGGACTTTCGCGTCCCGAACGACCTCGGCATGCAGACGGTACGGCTGCGACGTGGCCGGTACGCCGACCTCGAGCCGGCCGAGGCAGCGGCAGCCCCGGACCGGGAGGTCGACGAACTCGCCAGCCTCCTCTGTTATTTTTGA
- a CDS encoding ATP-grasp domain-containing protein, producing MTTPTQTGDYEDVTILMTGAGAPGASGIIRSLRSVDERAIRIVGVDMDPDAYGFGLVDEHYTVPAGSDEEYVRRIADIATVEDVDVVLPLTTDELQPLAADRDAVPATVMVSDPEGLRAANDKAALYDFLATNGFDAAPDFRRVADEASFVEAVEALGYPDRPVCFKPTVASGMRGFRVLDEGTDRVTRLLDEKPGEAVTTLEEVRPVLSEADPFPDLVVMEYLPGEEYSVDLLAMDDEVGPVVPRTRSRTRAGITFQGIVEDNEPLIEEATAISKQLGLEYNINLQFKYDADGTPKIIEINPRVSGTIIMCVGAGANLPYLGVKYALDESIPPVDVRWGTQMTRYWNELFRSPDGRTFHVTEETTGPKTGL from the coding sequence ATGACAACCCCGACACAAACAGGCGACTACGAAGATGTGACCATCCTCATGACGGGCGCCGGCGCACCAGGTGCGTCCGGCATCATCAGGAGCCTCCGCAGCGTCGACGAACGGGCGATTCGCATCGTCGGCGTCGACATGGATCCGGATGCGTATGGCTTTGGCCTCGTCGACGAGCACTACACGGTCCCGGCGGGCAGTGACGAGGAGTACGTCCGCCGGATCGCCGACATCGCCACAGTCGAGGACGTCGACGTCGTGCTCCCGCTGACGACCGACGAACTGCAACCGCTCGCAGCCGACCGCGATGCCGTCCCGGCGACCGTGATGGTCTCCGATCCCGAGGGGCTCCGGGCCGCCAACGACAAGGCCGCGCTCTATGACTTTCTCGCTACCAACGGCTTTGACGCCGCGCCCGACTTCAGACGAGTGGCCGACGAGGCGTCGTTCGTCGAGGCCGTGGAAGCGCTGGGCTATCCCGACCGACCGGTCTGTTTCAAGCCCACGGTCGCCAGCGGGATGCGGGGGTTCCGCGTCCTCGATGAGGGAACCGACCGGGTAACCAGGTTGCTCGACGAGAAACCCGGCGAGGCGGTGACGACCCTCGAGGAGGTGCGGCCAGTCCTCTCCGAGGCCGACCCGTTCCCCGACCTGGTGGTCATGGAATACCTCCCCGGCGAGGAGTACAGCGTCGACCTCCTCGCGATGGACGACGAAGTCGGTCCCGTCGTGCCACGGACCCGATCCCGAACCCGGGCCGGCATCACGTTCCAGGGCATAGTCGAGGACAACGAGCCACTCATCGAGGAAGCGACAGCGATCTCCAAGCAACTGGGCCTGGAGTACAACATCAACCTCCAGTTCAAGTACGACGCGGACGGGACCCCGAAGATCATCGAGATCAACCCGCGGGTTTCCGGCACGATCATCATGTGTGTCGGCGCGGGGGCGAACCTCCCGTATCTCGGTGTAAAATACGCCCTCGACGAGTCCATCCCGCCGGTGGATGTCCGGTGGGGCACGCAGATGACCCGCTACTGGAACGAACTCTTTCGATCACCGGACGGGCGGACGTTCCACGTCACCGAGGAGACCACCGGGCCCAAGACAGGGTTATGA